A genomic segment from Desulfurispirillum indicum S5 encodes:
- the modB gene encoding molybdate ABC transporter permease subunit gives MNPDFIQTMTLTFQVALITTIILLVLGIPLAYWLAYTRSRAKSVVETLVSMPLVLPPTVLGFYLLVFFSPVNPVGGFLDSWFNLRLVFSFEGVIVGSVLFSLPFMIHPLQSAFTAIPANLREAAATLGISRNRTLFTILLPNMKPGILAGCILSFAHTVGEFGVVLMVGGNISGETRMASIAIYDRVEALDYATAHQYAFVLFAITFAILLIVYVVNRRFARMELS, from the coding sequence ATGAATCCCGATTTCATCCAGACCATGACCCTCACCTTCCAGGTGGCGCTCATCACCACCATCATCCTGCTGGTGCTGGGGATTCCCCTGGCGTACTGGCTGGCCTATACCCGCAGTCGGGCAAAGTCGGTGGTGGAGACGCTGGTGAGCATGCCGCTGGTGCTGCCGCCCACGGTGCTGGGTTTCTATCTGCTGGTCTTTTTCAGTCCGGTCAATCCGGTGGGTGGCTTCCTGGATTCCTGGTTCAATCTGCGGCTGGTGTTCAGCTTTGAGGGGGTGATTGTGGGTTCGGTGCTCTTCAGCCTGCCCTTTATGATCCATCCGCTGCAGAGTGCTTTTACCGCTATTCCGGCCAATCTGCGGGAGGCGGCGGCCACCTTGGGCATCTCCCGTAACAGAACCCTGTTCACCATCCTGCTGCCCAACATGAAGCCGGGGATTCTGGCCGGGTGCATCCTGAGCTTTGCCCACACGGTGGGGGAGTTCGGGGTGGTGCTGATGGTGGGGGGCAATATTTCCGGTGAAACCCGCATGGCTTCCATCGCCATCTATGACCGGGTGGAGGCCCTGGATTACGCCACGGCCCACCAGTACGCCTTTGTGCTCTTTGCCATCACCTTTGCCATTCTGCTGATTGTCTATGTGGTGAACCGGCGCTTTGCCCGTATGGAGCTGTCATGA
- the modA gene encoding molybdate ABC transporter substrate-binding protein, with protein MRRFLLVMILVSICISSALAQSLTVVAAASMRFAMEDAARSFERAHPGSSVEVVYSSSGKAYAQIINGAPFDMFFSADMHYPQTLHREGYTMGEAHEYAVGRIVLWQRKGGAVDLNKGIAGLDTPAVRRLAIANPELAPYGFAAQEALETAGLWEKLSRRLVMGENISQASHFAASGAAQAGIIAYSLALSDDMQRIGEFVLIDESMHSPMPLGFVILKRAEGNALAQDFAAFIVGPEGKEVLARYGF; from the coding sequence ATGAGGCGTTTTCTGTTGGTTATGATTCTGGTTTCAATTTGTATAAGCAGTGCTCTGGCTCAATCCCTGACCGTGGTTGCAGCTGCCAGCATGCGCTTTGCCATGGAGGATGCTGCCAGGAGCTTTGAAAGGGCACATCCGGGCAGTTCCGTGGAAGTCGTCTATAGTTCCAGTGGTAAAGCTTATGCCCAGATTATCAATGGCGCTCCGTTTGACATGTTCTTTTCAGCTGATATGCACTATCCCCAGACGCTGCACAGGGAAGGATATACCATGGGCGAAGCCCATGAGTACGCTGTTGGCCGCATTGTGTTGTGGCAGCGTAAAGGGGGGGCAGTGGACCTGAACAAGGGAATAGCTGGACTGGATACCCCCGCCGTACGCCGTCTTGCCATTGCGAATCCCGAGCTGGCACCCTATGGTTTTGCCGCACAGGAAGCGCTGGAAACGGCGGGTTTATGGGAAAAGTTGTCGCGTCGTTTGGTCATGGGAGAGAATATCTCCCAGGCATCACACTTTGCTGCCAGTGGAGCCGCTCAGGCAGGTATTATTGCCTACTCCCTGGCTCTTTCTGATGACATGCAGCGCATTGGCGAATTCGTCTTGATAGATGAGTCCATGCATAGCCCCATGCCTCTGGGATTTGTGATCTTAAAAAGGGCCGAAGGCAACGCCCTGGCCCAGGATTTTGCCGCGTTTATTGTGGGGCCAGAAGGCAAGGAAGTTCTCGCGCGGTATGGATTCTGA
- the aroF gene encoding 3-deoxy-7-phosphoheptulonate synthase: MVIVLKATATEEDREHVCERVVAFGFRPHVIVGEERTIIGAVGVGGNRESLLDLHKIACVDSVVPIQKPYKLASLETKPTPTIVEVGPARFGGGYTSVIAGPCSVETPEQVLEAAVAVKQAGAKALRGGAFKPRTSPYSFQGMGEDGLKWLRAAGDEVGLPIVTEVMNPRDLDLVERYADVLQIGARNIQNFSLLKLVGETRKPVLLKRGMSTTIEEFLMSAEYILSEGNRDVILCERGIRTFETATRNTLDISAIPVLHQRTHLPIIIDPSHATGFASLVPSLSLAAMAAGADGLMIEVHPNPDMALCDGPQSLNPPQFAELMVRLDRLQASLRG; encoded by the coding sequence ATGGTTATCGTACTCAAGGCAACGGCAACAGAGGAAGATCGCGAACATGTCTGTGAACGGGTGGTGGCTTTCGGCTTTCGTCCCCATGTGATCGTGGGAGAAGAGCGGACCATTATCGGCGCGGTGGGCGTCGGTGGAAATCGCGAAAGCCTGCTGGATCTGCACAAAATCGCGTGTGTGGACTCGGTGGTCCCCATTCAGAAACCCTACAAACTGGCCAGTCTGGAAACCAAACCCACTCCGACCATTGTGGAAGTTGGCCCGGCCCGCTTTGGTGGAGGTTACACCTCGGTTATCGCGGGACCGTGCAGCGTGGAGACTCCTGAGCAGGTTCTGGAAGCTGCCGTCGCTGTCAAGCAGGCCGGTGCGAAGGCGTTGCGTGGCGGTGCCTTCAAGCCGCGCACCAGCCCCTACTCTTTCCAGGGCATGGGTGAAGATGGCCTGAAGTGGTTGCGCGCTGCTGGCGATGAGGTGGGGCTGCCCATCGTGACCGAGGTCATGAATCCCCGTGATCTTGATCTGGTGGAGCGCTACGCCGATGTACTGCAGATCGGTGCCCGCAATATTCAGAACTTCTCGCTACTCAAGCTGGTGGGCGAAACCCGCAAGCCGGTACTGCTGAAGCGCGGCATGAGCACCACCATTGAGGAATTTCTCATGAGCGCTGAGTACATTCTCAGCGAGGGTAATCGCGATGTTATTCTGTGCGAGCGGGGTATCCGCACCTTTGAGACAGCCACCCGTAACACCCTGGATATCAGCGCTATTCCCGTGCTGCACCAGCGCACCCACTTGCCCATTATCATTGACCCCAGTCACGCCACGGGATTCGCTTCCCTGGTTCCCAGTCTCTCCCTGGCGGCCATGGCGGCTGGAGCTGACGGCCTGATGATCGAGGTTCACCCCAATCCCGATATGGCGCTGTGTGACGGTCCCCAGAGTTTGAATCCGCCCCAGTTCGCCGAGCTGATGGTTCGCCTGGATCGTCTGCAGGCTTCGCTGCGAGGGTAA
- a CDS encoding putative manganese-dependent inorganic diphosphatase, translating into MQDTIVIGHKNPDTDSICSAIAYAQLKSQLAPDTSFVAGRCGQLNKQTRYILERFGVAAPRFLRDVHPRVRDALQEEAVWAHCNTPIFQVMRNIDEKRIRITPIVDDHGIFNGVVSILEVAEFFLEKDTVHHPNFLIRPENFPAVLPGTFHREGELEEFPARIFAAAMPSERAVERFERMQSDDILLITGKRRDILEYAIRKQFPAIILTGIEGPDDLDIDFSNYRGWVYISQWDTAETLRRCTLAVPCKSIMNRDVPVATPEMLFEEARDIVASSEHKGLPVLDEQRRLLGMVTRTNFLHRPQPRLVLMDHNELAQAVDGAENARIVEIVDHHRLGSLKTTHPIHVLAKPVGSTCTLVYQQYRFHGITPDPVTAGLLLCGILSDTVITKSPTTTVEDTDALERLATLAGVDSQKLGLEIFSASDSLANAEPRAVVNGDLKIYSEFGVSVGIAQVEVVTLSEPAEIYQQLQAALDDLRSSRKLDWTMLLITDIIKEESILLTSAYPCGEQRLSYGRRDDHVYHLPGVLSRKKQLLPEILRILEECGNETLRK; encoded by the coding sequence ATGCAGGATACCATCGTCATCGGCCACAAAAATCCCGATACGGATTCCATCTGCTCGGCCATCGCCTACGCGCAGCTGAAGTCGCAGCTTGCTCCGGACACCAGCTTCGTGGCCGGGCGCTGTGGGCAGCTCAACAAGCAGACCCGCTACATTCTTGAGCGCTTCGGCGTTGCCGCTCCCCGCTTTCTGCGCGACGTGCATCCCCGGGTGCGCGACGCCCTGCAGGAGGAGGCCGTCTGGGCCCACTGCAACACGCCCATTTTTCAGGTCATGCGCAATATCGATGAAAAACGCATTCGCATAACCCCCATAGTGGACGACCACGGCATCTTCAATGGAGTCGTCAGTATTCTGGAGGTGGCGGAATTCTTCCTGGAGAAAGACACTGTCCACCACCCCAACTTCCTGATCCGCCCGGAGAACTTTCCCGCCGTGCTCCCCGGAACCTTCCACCGTGAGGGGGAGCTGGAGGAATTCCCCGCGCGTATCTTTGCCGCAGCCATGCCTTCCGAACGCGCAGTGGAGCGTTTTGAGCGCATGCAGAGTGATGACATCCTGCTCATCACCGGCAAGCGCCGCGACATTCTCGAATACGCGATCCGTAAACAGTTCCCCGCCATTATCCTCACTGGCATTGAAGGCCCCGATGACCTGGATATCGACTTCAGCAACTATCGCGGCTGGGTCTACATCTCCCAGTGGGACACAGCGGAAACCCTGCGCCGCTGTACCCTGGCCGTTCCCTGCAAATCCATCATGAACCGGGATGTGCCGGTGGCAACCCCAGAGATGCTCTTTGAAGAGGCCCGGGACATCGTGGCCAGCTCTGAGCATAAAGGGCTGCCGGTTCTGGACGAACAGCGGCGGCTGCTGGGTATGGTGACGCGCACCAACTTCCTGCATCGCCCACAGCCCCGACTGGTGCTCATGGATCACAATGAGCTGGCCCAGGCCGTGGATGGCGCGGAAAATGCCCGCATCGTCGAGATCGTGGATCACCACCGGCTCGGTTCCCTCAAAACCACCCACCCGATCCACGTTCTGGCCAAACCCGTGGGCAGCACCTGCACCCTGGTTTACCAGCAGTACCGCTTCCACGGCATCACCCCTGACCCGGTGACGGCAGGCCTGCTGCTGTGCGGCATTCTCAGCGATACCGTCATCACCAAGTCCCCCACCACCACCGTGGAGGACACCGATGCCCTGGAACGCCTGGCCACCCTCGCGGGAGTTGACTCCCAGAAGCTCGGCCTGGAAATATTCTCAGCTTCCGACAGCCTGGCCAATGCGGAACCCCGTGCCGTAGTGAACGGTGACCTGAAGATCTACAGCGAATTCGGCGTCAGCGTCGGTATTGCCCAGGTGGAAGTGGTGACCCTCTCCGAACCAGCCGAGATCTATCAGCAGCTGCAGGCGGCCCTGGATGACCTGCGTTCCAGCCGCAAGCTGGACTGGACTATGCTGCTGATCACCGATATTATCAAGGAAGAGAGCATTCTACTCACCAGCGCCTACCCCTGCGGTGAGCAACGACTCAGTTATGGGCGCCGCGATGACCATGTGTACCACCTGCCTGGAGTGCTCTCCCGCAAGAAGCAACTGCTGCCGGAAATACTGCGCATACTCGAAGAGTGTGGCAACGAAACCCTGAGGAAATAA
- a CDS encoding NAD(P)H-dependent oxidoreductase, producing the protein MARKITIILGHPDAASFCSALAEAYAASATAAGHEIRLFRLGEIDFDPVLRHGYQRDQELEPGLREIQEAITWASHLVLVYPNWWGALPALLKGMFDRIFLPGYAFRYREDAPFWDRLLTGRSAQVIVTMDTPPWYYRLAYTMPGHHQIRKTILEFCGIRPVKITSFGPVRSATAQKRELWLQKVRELAQSL; encoded by the coding sequence ATGGCCCGGAAGATCACCATTATCCTCGGACACCCCGATGCAGCAAGTTTCTGCAGTGCCCTCGCCGAGGCCTACGCCGCTTCGGCCACCGCAGCCGGCCACGAGATCCGGCTCTTCCGACTTGGCGAAATCGACTTCGACCCCGTACTGCGCCATGGCTACCAAAGGGACCAGGAGCTGGAACCAGGGCTGCGGGAGATACAGGAAGCCATCACCTGGGCATCACACCTGGTACTGGTATACCCCAACTGGTGGGGAGCCCTGCCCGCTCTGCTCAAAGGCATGTTCGACCGCATATTCCTGCCCGGCTACGCCTTTCGCTACCGTGAAGACGCCCCCTTCTGGGATCGACTGCTGACCGGACGCAGCGCCCAGGTCATCGTCACCATGGACACCCCTCCCTGGTATTACCGCCTGGCCTATACCATGCCGGGCCACCATCAGATCCGCAAAACCATCCTGGAGTTCTGCGGTATCCGCCCGGTGAAGATCACCTCCTTCGGCCCGGTGCGCAGCGCGACAGCACAGAAGCGCGAGCTGTGGCTGCAGAAGGTGCGCGAGCTGGCGCAGTCCCTCTGA
- the hemB gene encoding porphobilinogen synthase has product MQELIRRPRRLRTSPTLRRMVQETTLTPSDFVMPLFICHGEKISQPVGSMPGVNRVSIDVAVAECRELQQLGIPAVILFGIPAAKDPLGKEGYDDNGIIQQAVRAIKQAVPELLVITDVCLCEYTDHGHCGVIVDGDVHNDTTVELLVKEAISHARAGADIVAPSDMMDGRIGSIREGLDEAGFSQIPVMSYSVKYCSAFYGPFRDAADSTPQFGDRKTYQMDPANSREAIVEASLDVEEGADFLMVKPALPYLDIIASLKENFSLPLAAYHVSGEYAMIKAAGRNGWLDEAKAMEESLLSIKRAGADIIISYYAKEFAQRYQGK; this is encoded by the coding sequence ATGCAGGAACTCATCCGCCGCCCCCGAAGACTTCGCACCTCGCCAACGCTGCGCCGCATGGTGCAGGAAACCACCCTGACCCCCAGCGACTTTGTCATGCCGCTGTTCATCTGCCATGGTGAAAAGATCAGTCAGCCCGTGGGCTCCATGCCCGGCGTGAACCGCGTCAGCATTGACGTGGCCGTGGCCGAATGTCGCGAGCTGCAGCAGCTGGGCATTCCAGCCGTGATCCTCTTCGGCATACCCGCAGCCAAGGACCCCCTCGGCAAGGAAGGCTATGACGACAACGGCATCATTCAGCAGGCCGTGCGCGCCATCAAGCAGGCGGTGCCCGAGCTGCTGGTCATCACCGATGTCTGCCTGTGCGAATACACGGATCACGGCCACTGCGGCGTTATCGTCGACGGCGACGTCCATAACGACACCACCGTTGAGCTGCTGGTGAAGGAAGCGATCTCACACGCCCGCGCGGGTGCCGATATCGTGGCCCCTTCTGACATGATGGATGGCCGCATCGGCTCCATCCGCGAAGGCCTTGACGAAGCGGGTTTCAGCCAGATCCCCGTCATGAGCTACTCCGTGAAATACTGCTCGGCATTCTATGGGCCCTTCCGCGACGCGGCCGACTCCACCCCCCAGTTCGGCGACCGCAAAACCTATCAGATGGATCCCGCCAACAGCCGCGAAGCCATCGTGGAGGCCTCCCTCGACGTGGAAGAGGGCGCGGACTTCCTGATGGTGAAACCCGCCCTGCCCTACCTGGACATCATCGCCTCCCTCAAGGAGAACTTCTCCCTGCCCCTGGCGGCCTATCACGTCAGCGGTGAATACGCCATGATCAAGGCAGCAGGCCGCAACGGCTGGCTGGACGAAGCCAAGGCCATGGAGGAGTCGCTGCTCTCCATCAAGCGCGCCGGCGCCGACATCATCATATCCTACTACGCCAAAGAGTTCGCTCAGCGCTATCAGGGGAAATAA
- the rsgA gene encoding ribosome small subunit-dependent GTPase A, translating to MHSEHASLFAAYHHLEPAEPGMVMARVSCVMAKNLLTLVRPDTELDAVVAGALQHSAREAIDLPVVGDMVLADSRGEKTMVVEVLPRRNILLRKSVVKDLQAQAIAANVDVVFVITCFGPDFNLRRLERYVLAVRACGIECTILINKADLVESAEIDELLEEIRGILGNVPIHAVSAHTGRGMDGLGAYATSGQTICFIGSSGVGKSSLVNALAGEEVMATSHNRHWDGKGRHTTTMRQMLFLPGGITVIDTPGMREFAPWIMDESQVSLAFDDLEELAAQCRFGDCTHTAEPGCAVLAAVDDETLDANRYEAYLKLVEQTRELQQRRTLRGITERKQREKSSSKALRKHLADKGRR from the coding sequence ATGCACAGTGAACACGCCTCCCTGTTTGCCGCGTACCACCACCTTGAGCCAGCGGAACCCGGCATGGTGATGGCCCGTGTCAGCTGCGTTATGGCCAAAAACCTGCTGACCCTGGTGCGTCCCGACACGGAGCTGGATGCCGTGGTGGCGGGAGCCCTGCAGCACAGCGCCCGCGAAGCCATCGACCTGCCCGTGGTGGGTGATATGGTACTGGCCGATAGTCGCGGCGAAAAGACCATGGTGGTGGAGGTTCTGCCCCGCAGGAATATTCTGCTGCGCAAATCCGTTGTCAAGGATCTGCAGGCTCAGGCCATTGCCGCCAATGTGGACGTGGTTTTTGTCATCACCTGTTTTGGCCCCGATTTCAACCTGCGACGGCTGGAACGCTATGTGCTGGCCGTGCGGGCCTGTGGCATTGAATGCACGATTCTCATCAACAAGGCCGACCTGGTGGAATCCGCCGAAATCGATGAGCTGCTGGAAGAGATACGCGGTATCCTCGGTAATGTCCCCATTCATGCTGTCAGTGCCCATACGGGCCGTGGTATGGACGGTCTTGGCGCCTATGCCACCAGCGGCCAGACCATATGCTTCATCGGTTCGTCGGGTGTCGGCAAGTCGAGCCTGGTAAACGCCCTGGCCGGTGAAGAGGTCATGGCCACTTCCCACAACCGCCACTGGGATGGCAAGGGCCGCCATACTACCACCATGCGCCAGATGCTCTTTCTGCCCGGTGGCATCACGGTGATTGATACACCAGGCATGCGCGAGTTTGCCCCCTGGATCATGGACGAAAGCCAGGTGAGCCTGGCCTTTGATGACCTTGAGGAGCTGGCAGCCCAGTGCCGTTTTGGTGACTGTACCCATACCGCGGAACCAGGCTGCGCTGTACTGGCCGCTGTGGATGACGAAACTCTGGATGCCAATCGCTATGAAGCCTATCTGAAGCTGGTGGAACAGACCCGGGAGCTGCAGCAGCGCCGCACTCTGCGGGGCATCACCGAGCGCAAGCAGCGGGAAAAATCCAGCAGCAAGGCCCTGCGCAAGCACCTGGCAGACAAGGGGCGGCGCTGA
- a CDS encoding M20 family metallopeptidase yields the protein MINSARLRQLLLDMIDIYSPSGKEEEVVSYLEAHLTRMGLPFVRQEVEEGRFNLIVMPDDAEPEVVFVGHVDTVVPAHIDAYRPEEDGDTIYGLGSADMKGGVAAMVEAFAAYLQQHGTLPHAALALVVGEEAAQDGAARLVDEYSFDWAIVGEPTHLDPCFSHYGYLEMELATTGRRVHASMAGMQTHAVKDMLQVLLGFGNFMDARYPEIVYNIRDLNSTRCGFAAPERCETAIDMHFPPRFPAGELMAEIEEQLARHEGVEMELSFITVRPGYDIPVKGSFPGILQSVYEQLALPWNPKAFVSDSDAAILWREGIRPVVLGPGRLEEAHTQDESVSFNSVAQAAAIYLCMLGELGATQGPGKDQGT from the coding sequence ATGATCAACTCCGCCCGCCTGCGCCAGCTTCTGCTGGACATGATTGACATCTACAGCCCTTCCGGCAAGGAAGAGGAGGTCGTCAGCTATCTGGAAGCTCACCTTACCCGCATGGGTCTGCCCTTTGTGCGTCAGGAGGTGGAGGAGGGCCGCTTCAACCTGATCGTAATGCCCGACGATGCCGAACCGGAAGTGGTCTTCGTGGGCCATGTGGACACCGTGGTGCCCGCCCACATCGACGCCTACCGCCCTGAGGAGGACGGCGACACCATCTACGGCCTCGGATCAGCGGATATGAAAGGCGGGGTTGCCGCCATGGTGGAAGCGTTCGCGGCCTACCTGCAGCAGCACGGTACACTTCCCCATGCCGCCCTGGCCCTGGTGGTGGGAGAAGAGGCCGCCCAGGACGGGGCCGCCAGACTGGTGGACGAATACTCCTTCGACTGGGCCATTGTGGGGGAACCCACCCACCTTGACCCCTGCTTCTCCCACTACGGCTACCTGGAAATGGAACTGGCCACCACCGGGCGGCGGGTGCATGCCTCCATGGCCGGCATGCAGACCCACGCCGTCAAGGATATGCTGCAGGTGCTGCTGGGATTCGGCAACTTCATGGATGCCCGCTACCCGGAAATCGTCTATAACATCCGCGACCTCAACAGCACCCGCTGCGGCTTCGCCGCGCCCGAACGTTGTGAAACCGCCATAGACATGCACTTTCCGCCGCGCTTTCCCGCCGGGGAACTCATGGCGGAAATCGAAGAACAGCTGGCCCGCCATGAGGGTGTGGAAATGGAGCTGTCCTTCATCACCGTGCGACCCGGCTACGACATTCCCGTCAAGGGCAGTTTTCCAGGGATTCTGCAAAGCGTCTACGAGCAGCTGGCCCTCCCCTGGAACCCCAAGGCCTTTGTCAGCGACTCCGACGCCGCCATTTTGTGGCGCGAAGGCATCCGCCCCGTGGTACTCGGCCCTGGCAGGCTCGAAGAGGCCCATACCCAGGACGAATCGGTAAGCTTTAACTCCGTGGCCCAGGCTGCCGCCATCTACCTGTGCATGCTCGGGGAGCTTGGGGCCACACAAGGCCCCGGGAAAGACCAGGGGACATAA
- a CDS encoding GNAT family N-acetyltransferase — translation MAAKNDAARPNRITIRNPNIDDLAPVFHLGEKIFTYRMSPTLYRTWDEFEVVEFFLSSQECCFVAESDEEIVGFLLGYIIDRKNATRKVGYLTWIGVDPDFESKGLAGKLFAKFRRVMHENEVELLLVDTEANNHRALNFFQRVGFKSPRDHLYLTLKMDEEE, via the coding sequence ATGGCTGCCAAGAATGATGCCGCCCGCCCCAACCGCATCACCATCCGCAACCCCAACATCGACGATCTGGCCCCCGTCTTTCACCTGGGCGAGAAGATCTTCACCTACCGCATGTCCCCAACCCTCTACCGTACCTGGGACGAATTCGAAGTGGTGGAATTCTTCCTCAGCAGCCAGGAATGCTGTTTTGTGGCGGAAAGTGATGAGGAGATTGTCGGCTTCCTGCTCGGCTACATTATCGACCGCAAAAACGCCACCCGCAAGGTGGGTTACCTGACCTGGATCGGCGTTGATCCTGACTTTGAGAGTAAAGGATTGGCAGGAAAACTCTTTGCCAAATTCCGCAGGGTCATGCATGAAAATGAAGTGGAGCTGCTGCTGGTGGACACCGAAGCCAATAACCACCGCGCCCTGAATTTCTTTCAGCGGGTAGGCTTCAAATCCCCGCGTGACCACCTCTACCTGACCCTGAAGATGGATGAGGAAGAGTGA
- a CDS encoding ABC transporter ATP-binding protein, with the protein MISINVTKRLHTADGPMELEFRATVEDGQFVTLFGPSGAGKTTLLRMVAGLTAPDQGTIEVNGQTWFDSNRRINLSPRQRSIGMVFQDYALFPHMSVAQNIGAALPRAKRHSVVRELLEVAGLQELASRKPDQLSGGQRQRVALARALALRPSLLLLDEPLSALDLQMRLKLQEELLSLHRRYQPTTLLVSHDMSEVFRLSSRVFVLERGQVARSGSPAEVFASSGISNKFRFTGEVVHMVPSGVVSIVHILVGSDIVQVVASGQECRELQVGKRVMIASKAFNPLIIPLAE; encoded by the coding sequence ATGATCAGCATAAACGTCACCAAGCGCCTGCACACTGCCGATGGCCCCATGGAGCTGGAGTTTCGGGCCACGGTGGAAGATGGACAGTTTGTCACCCTCTTCGGTCCCTCGGGGGCGGGCAAGACGACCCTGCTGCGCATGGTGGCGGGATTGACGGCTCCCGATCAAGGGACGATCGAGGTCAACGGCCAGACCTGGTTTGATTCCAATCGACGGATCAACCTGAGTCCCCGTCAGCGCTCCATCGGCATGGTCTTTCAGGACTACGCCCTCTTTCCCCATATGAGCGTGGCCCAGAATATCGGCGCTGCTCTGCCCAGAGCAAAGCGACACAGTGTGGTACGCGAACTGCTGGAAGTGGCGGGCCTGCAGGAGCTGGCCAGTCGGAAGCCCGATCAGCTCTCCGGTGGCCAGCGCCAGCGGGTGGCCCTGGCCCGCGCCCTGGCCCTGCGGCCAAGCCTGCTGCTGCTGGATGAGCCTCTGAGTGCGCTGGATCTGCAGATGCGCCTGAAGCTGCAGGAGGAGCTATTGAGTCTGCACAGGCGCTACCAGCCCACCACGTTGCTGGTCAGCCACGATATGAGCGAAGTCTTTCGCCTCAGCAGCCGGGTCTTTGTACTGGAGCGGGGTCAGGTGGCCCGCAGCGGCAGCCCGGCGGAGGTCTTTGCCAGCTCCGGCATCAGCAACAAGTTCCGCTTCACAGGCGAGGTGGTCCACATGGTGCCCAGCGGCGTGGTGAGTATTGTGCATATCCTGGTGGGCAGTGACATTGTGCAGGTGGTGGCCAGCGGGCAGGAGTGTCGGGAGCTGCAGGTGGGCAAGCGGGTGATGATTGCCTCCAAAGCGTTTAATCCGCTGATAATACCCCTGGCGGAGTAG
- a CDS encoding TOBE domain-containing protein, producing MGMTGNQPFALSEKRIELLRQIDRCGSLSAAAKAAGMSYKGAWDAVDAINNLAEKVLVERISGGRGGGGSLLTEEGKRVLRMYDLYAEAQRRFLEEIARHGGSAQSMENFFRRIGMKTSARNQFSGRVSRLRRGAVNDEVVVGLSGGDEITAIVTRDSAEAMELAEGREVYALVKASSILLATQKPENISARNVLGGTVERVTGGEVNAEVVLELPGQARLAAVITRESLERMELKAGQPAWAVFKASSVILGV from the coding sequence ATGGGAATGACCGGCAATCAGCCTTTTGCCCTGAGCGAAAAGCGCATTGAGCTCTTGCGCCAGATCGACCGCTGCGGTTCCCTCAGCGCTGCCGCCAAGGCGGCGGGCATGAGTTACAAGGGAGCCTGGGACGCCGTTGACGCCATCAACAACCTTGCCGAGAAGGTTCTGGTGGAGCGCATCAGTGGTGGTCGTGGCGGCGGTGGCAGCCTTCTTACCGAGGAAGGGAAGCGGGTGCTGCGCATGTACGACCTCTACGCCGAAGCACAGCGTCGTTTTCTGGAGGAAATTGCCCGCCACGGAGGCTCTGCCCAGAGTATGGAGAATTTTTTCCGGAGGATCGGCATGAAGACCAGTGCCAGAAATCAGTTCAGTGGGCGGGTATCAAGGCTGCGCCGTGGAGCCGTTAATGACGAGGTGGTGGTAGGCCTCAGTGGTGGCGACGAGATCACGGCCATCGTCACCCGCGACAGCGCCGAAGCCATGGAACTGGCCGAGGGCAGGGAAGTGTACGCCCTCGTGAAAGCCAGCTCAATTTTGCTGGCGACGCAGAAGCCGGAGAACATCAGTGCCCGCAATGTGCTGGGCGGTACAGTGGAGCGAGTGACCGGGGGCGAAGTGAACGCCGAAGTGGTCCTTGAGCTGCCCGGCCAGGCGCGTTTGGCCGCAGTCATCACCCGCGAATCCCTGGAGCGCATGGAATTGAAGGCCGGACAGCCCGCCTGGGCTGTGTTCAAGGCTTCCAGCGTGATACTCGGGGTGTAA
- a CDS encoding TOBE domain-containing protein → MNTLTGIINAIDSDGSLSLVDIAVAGTHTMSALVVETPEQCPWLRQGNNVRVLFKETEVSIAKELRGQISLRNRLSATVTAVRSEGMLAEISLDFAGQQIVSIITSRSARRMELKVGDGVEWLVKANEISLSG, encoded by the coding sequence ATGAACACCCTGACCGGAATTATCAACGCCATTGACAGCGACGGCAGCCTCAGCCTGGTGGATATAGCTGTAGCCGGCACGCACACCATGAGCGCCCTGGTGGTGGAAACCCCTGAACAGTGCCCCTGGCTGCGCCAGGGCAACAATGTGCGGGTGCTGTTCAAGGAGACGGAGGTCTCCATTGCCAAGGAACTGCGAGGTCAAATCAGCCTGCGCAACCGCCTGAGCGCCACCGTCACCGCCGTGCGCAGCGAAGGGATGCTGGCGGAAATCAGCCTGGACTTTGCTGGTCAGCAGATCGTCTCCATCATCACCAGCCGCTCGGCCAGGCGTATGGAGTTGAAGGTGGGGGATGGTGTGGAGTGGCTTGTGAAGGCCAATGAAATCTCACTTTCAGGCTAA